Proteins from a single region of Nocardioides anomalus:
- a CDS encoding CocE/NonD family hydrolase — MNNDEDSATTEVAPRLPYDVAVEPHVPVTLADGCRISVKLWLPQGAPGERFPAVLEAIPYRKDDNSLVDDESRYGYLAGHGYVGVRMDLRGSGTSSGVLADEYSAQEHRDVYEVLDWISRQPWCTGAVAMTGISWSGFNSLQVAALHPPALRTVITVCSTDDRYDNDVHYLGGSLLAVYQDVWASNVHLNNSQPPDPALVGDAWRAMWLERLHHNAHHGALWTQHQRRDDYWRHGSVGEDPSAIDVPVLLVGGWQDPYTDAVFRLVEALGPGSRALVGPWAHTWPERPVPGPAIGYLQECVRWLDRWLKNESNGVDDDPRIRFFVQDSVPTDAFTRERAGRWYAAPSTPGVDGALVLHPSPDLALGLRPAAGTVTHSSPLLLGRGSRHYEPMGGLGDLPDTQTRDDADALSFTTPPLDEELVVYGQPVVRLRLASDRPQALVFARLTDVDDGGESFLVTRGNLNLTHRLGHDREVAPVPVGELLDLEIPLKHIAQRFPAGRRLRLSLSTSYWPWLWPSPERATVTLDLAHCELVLPRLDPAVGVPLERPWERPLIAAPPAVRVEAGVPSWTWEEDTRPTVVRRIATAPTTKHYPGGLTTEAEHEIRYLLDPDDPLSAAVETDRRASFAREGWHVQTVQHTQMTCDADSFTFRLQLTATHDGVEVYVEDLVHRIPRDHT, encoded by the coding sequence GTGAACAACGACGAGGACTCGGCCACCACCGAGGTGGCCCCGCGCCTCCCCTACGACGTCGCGGTGGAGCCACACGTTCCCGTCACGCTGGCCGACGGCTGCCGGATCTCGGTCAAGCTCTGGCTGCCCCAGGGCGCCCCCGGCGAGCGGTTCCCGGCGGTCCTGGAGGCCATCCCCTACCGCAAGGACGACAACTCCCTGGTCGACGACGAGTCGCGCTACGGCTACCTCGCCGGCCACGGGTACGTCGGCGTGCGGATGGACCTGCGCGGCAGCGGCACGTCGAGCGGCGTGCTCGCCGACGAGTACTCCGCCCAGGAGCACCGCGACGTCTACGAGGTCCTCGACTGGATCAGCCGGCAGCCGTGGTGCACCGGCGCCGTGGCGATGACCGGGATCTCGTGGAGCGGCTTCAACAGCCTCCAGGTCGCCGCCCTGCACCCGCCGGCGCTGCGGACGGTCATCACGGTCTGCTCGACCGACGACCGCTACGACAACGACGTGCACTACCTGGGCGGCTCGCTGCTCGCGGTCTACCAGGACGTGTGGGCCAGCAACGTGCACCTCAACAACAGCCAGCCGCCCGACCCGGCGCTCGTCGGCGACGCCTGGCGCGCGATGTGGCTCGAGCGGCTGCACCACAACGCCCACCACGGCGCGCTGTGGACCCAGCACCAGCGCCGCGACGACTACTGGCGGCACGGGTCGGTGGGCGAGGACCCCTCGGCCATCGACGTGCCGGTCCTGCTCGTCGGCGGCTGGCAGGACCCCTACACCGACGCGGTCTTCCGCCTGGTCGAGGCGCTCGGCCCGGGGTCGAGGGCGCTGGTCGGTCCGTGGGCGCACACCTGGCCGGAGCGACCGGTCCCGGGCCCGGCCATCGGCTACCTCCAGGAGTGCGTGCGGTGGCTGGACCGCTGGCTCAAGAACGAGTCGAACGGCGTGGACGACGACCCGCGGATCCGCTTCTTCGTGCAGGACTCGGTGCCCACCGACGCGTTCACCCGCGAGCGCGCGGGCCGGTGGTACGCCGCGCCGTCGACGCCCGGCGTCGACGGCGCCCTGGTCCTGCACCCCTCACCGGACCTCGCGCTGGGCCTCCGGCCCGCCGCGGGGACGGTGACCCACTCGAGCCCGCTGCTGCTCGGCCGCGGCTCGCGGCACTACGAGCCGATGGGCGGCCTCGGCGACCTGCCCGACACCCAGACCCGCGACGACGCCGACGCGCTCAGCTTCACCACGCCACCGCTGGACGAGGAGCTGGTCGTCTACGGCCAGCCCGTGGTGCGGCTACGGCTGGCCAGCGACCGACCCCAGGCCCTCGTCTTCGCCCGCCTCACCGACGTCGACGACGGCGGCGAGTCGTTCCTGGTCACCCGCGGCAACCTCAACCTCACCCACCGGCTCGGCCACGACCGCGAGGTGGCCCCGGTCCCGGTGGGCGAGCTGCTCGACCTCGAGATCCCGCTCAAGCACATCGCCCAGCGGTTCCCGGCCGGGCGTCGGCTGCGGCTCAGCCTGTCCACGAGCTACTGGCCCTGGCTCTGGCCCTCACCCGAACGCGCGACCGTCACCCTCGACCTCGCGCACTGCGAGCTGGTGCTCCCGCGCCTCGACCCCGCGGTCGGCGTACCGCTCGAGCGGCCGTGGGAGCGACCCCTCATCGCCGCTCCCCCGGCCGTGCGCGTCGAGGCCGGCGTGCCGTCGTGGACGTGGGAGGAGGACACCCGCCCGACCGTCGTGCGCCGGATCGCCACCGCGCCGACGACCAAGCACTACCCGGGCGGGCTGACCACTGAGGCGGAGCACGAGATCCGCTACCTACTCGACCCCGACGACCCGCTCTCCGCTGCCGTCGAGACCGACCGCCGCGCGTCGTTCGCCCGCGAGGGCTGGCACGTGCAGACCGTCCAGCACACGCAGATGACCTGCGACGCCGACAGCTTCACCTTCCGGCTGCAGCTCACCGCCACGCACGACGGCGTCGAGGTGTACGTCGAGGACCTGGTCCACCGCATCCCGCGCGACCACACCTAG